Proteins from a single region of Candidatus Paceibacterota bacterium:
- a CDS encoding D-alanine--D-alanine ligase, producing the protein MPFAHKIRVAVLRGGPSSEYDVSLRSGDTVLKHLPDKYEGLDVFISKDGVWHVHGIEKSPADALKGVDVAFIALHGQYGEDGKIQRVLEHLGVPFTGSASFPSAVAMNKHLAKRALANLQGKVKFAAHKLLSREEVYEKGPHAIFREIILPSVVKPASAGSSVGVSIVKSYFDLESALAKALEHSDSVIIEEFIQGREATCGILDGFRGERHYALLPVEIVPPERSAFFDYDAKYGGASLEICPGNFDEATKRSIQEAAAAIHRELGLRHYSRSDFIVHPKRGVYFLEANTLPGLTSESLLPKSVKAIGSDLPQFLDHVITLARER; encoded by the coding sequence ATGCCATTCGCGCACAAGATCAGGGTCGCTGTCCTTCGCGGCGGCCCTTCGTCCGAATACGACGTCTCTCTCAGATCGGGCGATACGGTCCTGAAGCACCTGCCTGACAAATACGAGGGCCTTGATGTCTTTATATCCAAAGACGGCGTCTGGCACGTCCATGGGATCGAAAAGAGCCCTGCTGACGCGTTGAAAGGCGTAGACGTCGCATTCATCGCCCTTCATGGCCAATACGGCGAGGACGGAAAGATACAGCGCGTGCTGGAACATCTCGGCGTTCCGTTCACGGGATCGGCTTCGTTCCCGTCAGCGGTCGCCATGAACAAGCACCTTGCCAAAAGGGCTCTCGCCAATCTGCAAGGCAAGGTGAAATTCGCCGCCCATAAATTACTCTCGCGCGAAGAGGTCTATGAAAAAGGCCCGCACGCCATTTTCCGCGAGATCATCCTGCCTTCGGTCGTCAAACCGGCGTCCGCAGGCTCGTCCGTCGGCGTCTCTATCGTAAAAAGCTATTTCGATCTGGAAAGCGCCCTGGCGAAAGCGCTCGAGCATTCCGATTCCGTCATCATAGAGGAATTCATCCAGGGCAGGGAGGCGACCTGCGGCATCCTCGACGGATTCCGCGGCGAACGCCACTATGCGCTCTTGCCCGTCGAGATAGTCCCGCCGGAAAGATCGGCGTTCTTCGATTACGACGCCAAATACGGCGGCGCATCGCTCGAGATCTGTCCGGGCAATTTCGACGAAGCGACCAAGCGCTCCATCCAGGAGGCCGCCGCGGCCATCCATCGTGAGCTCGGCCTCCGCCACTATTCGCGATCCGATTTCATCGTGCATCCGAAACGAGGCGTCTATTTCCTTGAAGCCAATACCTTGCCGGGGCTCACGTCCGAATCTCTTTTGCCTAAATCCGTCAAAGCGATAGGGAGCGACCTGCCGCAATTCCTCGATCACGTCATAACCCTCGCGAGGGAACGATAG
- a CDS encoding VTT domain-containing protein, which translates to MPLDILSHLSYLALFVIMVIEGPIVTSAAAFAATFGFFSLPMVFMLSVLGDLAGDIIYYAIGRGSRKTLIDRHGHKFGLNQDSLARFDRAFRKHEIKSLVIAKLAPAIPGPVLIAAGALRVSFWTLIWVSLVLAVPKYALFMILGYWFGDFYVKFFHYYDILGWILVPAFIIGCYVIYKKALAAVLEEADEP; encoded by the coding sequence ATGCCGCTGGATATCTTGAGCCATCTTTCATACCTTGCTCTGTTCGTCATCATGGTCATCGAAGGCCCGATCGTGACGTCGGCGGCGGCGTTCGCGGCGACGTTCGGGTTCTTCAGCCTGCCGATGGTCTTCATGCTCTCCGTCCTCGGCGACCTCGCCGGCGACATTATCTATTATGCGATCGGCCGGGGCTCTCGAAAGACGCTCATAGACAGGCATGGCCATAAGTTCGGGCTGAATCAGGACAGCCTCGCCAGATTCGACCGCGCATTCCGCAAGCACGAGATCAAGTCGCTCGTCATCGCCAAGCTCGCTCCGGCTATCCCCGGGCCGGTCCTCATAGCCGCAGGGGCATTGCGCGTATCGTTCTGGACTCTGATATGGGTGTCGCTCGTTCTGGCAGTGCCGAAATACGCCTTGTTCATGATCCTTGGCTACTGGTTCGGCGACTTTTACGTGAAATTCTTCCATTATTACGATATCCTTGGCTGGATCCTGGTACCGGCATTCATCATCGGCTGCTACGTAATATATAAAAAGGCTTTGGCAGCGGTGCTCGAAGAAGCGGATGAGCCATAA